One window of Esox lucius isolate fEsoLuc1 chromosome 25, fEsoLuc1.pri, whole genome shotgun sequence genomic DNA carries:
- the dok7 gene encoding protein Dok-7 isoform X5, whose protein sequence is MEGGLPVWRPVFLGESSLCVEAPRRGGEQFKSYFESDPSQLSWTRQGRAHIHHTRTDPLSLTHVHIGSCSAACQKMTDTVVAEGQVKFRDGKKWKSRWVTLRKPSPVADCLSLLVYRDKSDKVKGRGERLRLTLEGICGVESGSGYDGVAHALSILCLGRTVALGFDSREGLSAWDARIRYSLGEVHRFSVGVQPGTKLESGPASLHLCNNLLVLTRDLPPTMIGQWRLSDLRRYGAVPNGFVFEGGTRCGYWAGVFFLSSSEGEQISFLFDCIVRGISPSRPPSDVRPNLPGIDPVATQTSSEERISHEASDLERRLSRLSHCSSQSSTASAYSYSTSVVRDDRSSMSSSSSETSQSDISFGSHLPLWVEPRRPTSSTETLSAPSNGRSSTNPDERLYAAVMNRLSSKQTSRTRGLNDSGRQSSLDSGIGIATTGSQSSYSGSFSSCTGSLDTGSQEGGEEFGSLISLPPPLSSPTQSNPPPPLSVLNPEPRPLSPSTPPSSCPSPFRTSISSSPHELIEECQTPSLLQPRYDTPRTLLQSLAFRDPAAQGGAPKPGRERWVDWGGHRAKSQGQGCPSHATEDFLQRAGTPRQAAGEWSLSRSNERTPPLDSGGRCSPAPPRPAPSLRPLLLPGCPVCGRTQGAPPSTPA, encoded by the exons ATGGAGGGTGGCTTGCCCGTCTGGCGGCCTGTTTTCCTGGGAGAGAGCAGTTTGTGTGTGGAGGCCCCTCGACGGGGGGGTGAGCAGTTCAAAAGTTATTTTGAAAGTGACCCCAGCCAACTGAGTTGGACCAGGCAGGGGCGCGCGCACATACACCATACACGCACagaccccctctctctcacacacgtacATATAGGCAGCTGTTCCGCGGCGTGTCAGAAGATGACGGACACAGTTGTCGCAGAGGGACAAGTAAAATTCAGAGATGGGAAAAAG TGGAAGAGTCGCTGGGTCACGTTGCGGAAGCCGTCCCCAGTCGCAG actgcctctctctcctggtcTACAGGGACAAGTCTGATAAGGTCAAAGGTCGTGGTGAGCGACTGAGGTTGACCCTGGAGGGTATCTGCGGGGTGGAGTCGGGTTCGGGCTACGACGGGGTCGCCCACGCCCTCTCCATCCTCTGTCTGGGGCGGACCGTGGCCCTGGGTTTCGACAGCAGAGAGGGGCTCTCCGCATGGGACGCCAGGATAAGATACAGCCTAGgggaag TCCACAGATTCAGTGTAGGTGTCCAGCCGGGAACTAAGCTAGAGTCTGGCCCCGCCTCACTCCACCTGTGTAACAATCTATTGGTCCTCACCAGGGACCTCCCCCCGACCATGATTGGCCAGTGGAGGCTGTCAGACCTGAGGCGATACGGTGCCGTGCCCAATGGCTTTGTGTTTGAGGGCGGGACTAGATGTGGCTACT GGGCTGGGGTATTCTTCCTGTCCAGTTCAGAAGGAGAACAGATCAGTTTCCTGTTTGACTGTATCGTTAGAGGCATCTCTCCCAGTCGACCACCGAGTGATGTCAGACCCAACCTACCTG gcataGATCCTGTTGCTACCCAGACCTCCTCAGAGGAGAGGATAAGCCATGAAGCGTCAGACCTGGAGAGAAGACTCAGTAGACTGTCCCACTGTAGTTCACAGAGCAGCACAG CCTCAGCCTACAGTTACAGCACGTCTGTTGTGAGAGACGACCGGAGCAGCATGTCATCGTCCTCTTCTGAGACAAGCCAATCCGATATAAGCTTCGGAAGCCACCTCCCCTTGTGGGTGGAGCCAAGACGTCCCACTTCCTCAACTGAAACCCTATCAGCCCCTTCCAATGGGAGGTCCTCAACCAATCCAGATGAGCGTCTCTACGCCGCAGTCATGAACCGCCTTTCTTCCAAGCAAACTTCCCGCACTCGCGGCCTCAACGACAGCGGGCGCCAAAGCTCATTGGACAGCGGAATCGGAATAGCCACCACCGGCAGCCAATCGTCCTACTCCGGCAGCTTCTCTTCCTGCACAGGGAGTCTGGACACAGGCAGTCAGGAAGGGGGGGAGGAGTTTGGCTCTCTGATTAGTCTGCCACCTCCTCTTTCTTCCCCAACTCAATCaaatcctccacctcctctgtccGTATTGAATCCCGAGCCCAGACCCCTCTCCCCCTCAACTCCCCCTtcctcctgtccctcccccttCAGGACTAGCATTTCCAGCTCCCCCCATGAGCTGATTGAGGAATGCCAGACACCCAGCCTGCTCCAGCCACGCTACGACACCCCCAGGACCCTGCTCCAGAGCCTGGCCTTCAGGGATCCAGCAGCCCAGGGAGGAGCGCCCAAACCGGGGAGGGAAAGGTGGGTCGATTGGGGTGGTCACCGAGCAAAGAGCCAGGGACAGGGCTGTCCTTCCCACGCGACAGAGGACTTTCTCCAGCGGGCAGGGACTCCGAGGCAGGCCGCTGGGGAGTGGTCCCTGTCCCGGAGCAATGAAAGGACACCCCCTCTGGACAGCGGTGGACGATGCAGCCCTGCACCCCCTAGGCCCGCCCCTTCCCTCAGACCCCTGCTGCTTCCTGGCTGCCCAGTGTGTGGAAGAACGCAG GGGGCTCCACCAAGTACGCCTGCATAG
- the dok7 gene encoding protein Dok-7 isoform X3: MEGGLPVWRPVFLGESSLCVEAPRRGGEQFKSYFESDPSQLSWTRQGRAHIHHTRTDPLSLTHVHIGSCSAACQKMTDTVVAEGQVKFRDGKKWKSRWVTLRKPSPVADCLSLLVYRDKSDKVKGRGERLRLTLEGICGVESGSGYDGVAHALSILCLGRTVALGFDSREGLSAWDARIRYSLGEVHRFSVGVQPGTKLESGPASLHLCNNLLVLTRDLPPTMIGQWRLSDLRRYGAVPNGFVFEGGTRCGYWAGVFFLSSSEGEQISFLFDCIVRGISPSRPPSDVRPNLPGIDPVATQTSSEERISHEASDLERRLSRLSHCSSQSSTASAYSYSTSVVRDDRSSMSSSSSETSQSDISFGSHLPLWVEPRRPTSSTETLSAPSNGRSSTNPDERLYAAVMNRLSSKQTSRTRGLNDSGRQSSLDSGIGIATTGSQSSYSGSFSSCTGSLDTGSQEGGEEFGSLISLPPPLSSPTQSNPPPPLSVLNPEPRPLSPSTPPSSCPSPFRTSISSSPHELIEECQTPSLLQPRYDTPRTLLQSLAFRDPAAQGGAPKPGRERWVDWGGHRAKSQGQGCPSHATEDFLQRAGTPRQAAGEWSLSRSNERTPPLDSGGRCSPAPPRPAPSLRPLLLPGCPVCGRTQCSHQGIDQNYITHEQWFSARKPDITQANSPSHSGPSTPSPGGGFPFTLHASSVMRSSSLDRHPHHHSDPSVNYVNIPVSPVVKANTGRELLYMELDLLKPGAGPVSTNTTAARGNSLQLRRPSENTGLC, encoded by the exons ATGGAGGGTGGCTTGCCCGTCTGGCGGCCTGTTTTCCTGGGAGAGAGCAGTTTGTGTGTGGAGGCCCCTCGACGGGGGGGTGAGCAGTTCAAAAGTTATTTTGAAAGTGACCCCAGCCAACTGAGTTGGACCAGGCAGGGGCGCGCGCACATACACCATACACGCACagaccccctctctctcacacacgtacATATAGGCAGCTGTTCCGCGGCGTGTCAGAAGATGACGGACACAGTTGTCGCAGAGGGACAAGTAAAATTCAGAGATGGGAAAAAG TGGAAGAGTCGCTGGGTCACGTTGCGGAAGCCGTCCCCAGTCGCAG actgcctctctctcctggtcTACAGGGACAAGTCTGATAAGGTCAAAGGTCGTGGTGAGCGACTGAGGTTGACCCTGGAGGGTATCTGCGGGGTGGAGTCGGGTTCGGGCTACGACGGGGTCGCCCACGCCCTCTCCATCCTCTGTCTGGGGCGGACCGTGGCCCTGGGTTTCGACAGCAGAGAGGGGCTCTCCGCATGGGACGCCAGGATAAGATACAGCCTAGgggaag TCCACAGATTCAGTGTAGGTGTCCAGCCGGGAACTAAGCTAGAGTCTGGCCCCGCCTCACTCCACCTGTGTAACAATCTATTGGTCCTCACCAGGGACCTCCCCCCGACCATGATTGGCCAGTGGAGGCTGTCAGACCTGAGGCGATACGGTGCCGTGCCCAATGGCTTTGTGTTTGAGGGCGGGACTAGATGTGGCTACT GGGCTGGGGTATTCTTCCTGTCCAGTTCAGAAGGAGAACAGATCAGTTTCCTGTTTGACTGTATCGTTAGAGGCATCTCTCCCAGTCGACCACCGAGTGATGTCAGACCCAACCTACCTG gcataGATCCTGTTGCTACCCAGACCTCCTCAGAGGAGAGGATAAGCCATGAAGCGTCAGACCTGGAGAGAAGACTCAGTAGACTGTCCCACTGTAGTTCACAGAGCAGCACAG CCTCAGCCTACAGTTACAGCACGTCTGTTGTGAGAGACGACCGGAGCAGCATGTCATCGTCCTCTTCTGAGACAAGCCAATCCGATATAAGCTTCGGAAGCCACCTCCCCTTGTGGGTGGAGCCAAGACGTCCCACTTCCTCAACTGAAACCCTATCAGCCCCTTCCAATGGGAGGTCCTCAACCAATCCAGATGAGCGTCTCTACGCCGCAGTCATGAACCGCCTTTCTTCCAAGCAAACTTCCCGCACTCGCGGCCTCAACGACAGCGGGCGCCAAAGCTCATTGGACAGCGGAATCGGAATAGCCACCACCGGCAGCCAATCGTCCTACTCCGGCAGCTTCTCTTCCTGCACAGGGAGTCTGGACACAGGCAGTCAGGAAGGGGGGGAGGAGTTTGGCTCTCTGATTAGTCTGCCACCTCCTCTTTCTTCCCCAACTCAATCaaatcctccacctcctctgtccGTATTGAATCCCGAGCCCAGACCCCTCTCCCCCTCAACTCCCCCTtcctcctgtccctcccccttCAGGACTAGCATTTCCAGCTCCCCCCATGAGCTGATTGAGGAATGCCAGACACCCAGCCTGCTCCAGCCACGCTACGACACCCCCAGGACCCTGCTCCAGAGCCTGGCCTTCAGGGATCCAGCAGCCCAGGGAGGAGCGCCCAAACCGGGGAGGGAAAGGTGGGTCGATTGGGGTGGTCACCGAGCAAAGAGCCAGGGACAGGGCTGTCCTTCCCACGCGACAGAGGACTTTCTCCAGCGGGCAGGGACTCCGAGGCAGGCCGCTGGGGAGTGGTCCCTGTCCCGGAGCAATGAAAGGACACCCCCTCTGGACAGCGGTGGACGATGCAGCCCTGCACCCCCTAGGCCCGCCCCTTCCCTCAGACCCCTGCTGCTTCCTGGCTGCCCAGTGTGTGGAAGAACGCAG TGTAGTCACCAGGGTATTGATCAGAACTACATTACCCATGAGCAATGGTTCTCCGCTAGGAAGCCAGACATTACGCAG GCAAACAGCCCTTCACATTCAGGACCTTCAACACCCTCACCAG GGGGAGGCTTCCCATTCACTCTGCATGCTTCCTCCGTGATGAGGTCATCATCGTTGGACAGGCACCCGCATCACCACAGTGACCCCAGTGTCAACTATGTCAACATCCCGGTTAGCCCTGTGGTTAAAGCTAACACTGGCAGAGAGCTGCTCTACATGGAGCTGGATCTACTGAAGCCCGGTGCAGGCCCAGTTTCCACCAACACCACTGCAGCAAGAGGTAACTCTTTGCAGCTGCGCAGACCCAGTGAGAACACCGGCCTTTGTTAG
- the dok7 gene encoding protein Dok-7 isoform X1, translated as MEGGLPVWRPVFLGESSLCVEAPRRGGEQFKSYFESDPSQLSWTRQGRAHIHHTRTDPLSLTHVHIGSCSAACQKMTDTVVAEGQVKFRDGKKWKSRWVTLRKPSPVADCLSLLVYRDKSDKVKGRGERLRLTLEGICGVESGSGYDGVAHALSILCLGRTVALGFDSREGLSAWDARIRYSLGEVHRFSVGVQPGTKLESGPASLHLCNNLLVLTRDLPPTMIGQWRLSDLRRYGAVPNGFVFEGGTRCGYWAGVFFLSSSEGEQISFLFDCIVRGISPSRPPSDVRPNLPGIDPVATQTSSEERISHEASDLERRLSRLSHCSSQSSTASAYSYSTSVVRDDRSSMSSSSSETSQSDISFGSHLPLWVEPRRPTSSTETLSAPSNGRSSTNPDERLYAAVMNRLSSKQTSRTRGLNDSGRQSSLDSGIGIATTGSQSSYSGSFSSCTGSLDTGSQEGGEEFGSLISLPPPLSSPTQSNPPPPLSVLNPEPRPLSPSTPPSSCPSPFRTSISSSPHELIEECQTPSLLQPRYDTPRTLLQSLAFRDPAAQGGAPKPGRERWVDWGGHRAKSQGQGCPSHATEDFLQRAGTPRQAAGEWSLSRSNERTPPLDSGGRCSPAPPRPAPSLRPLLLPGCPVCGRTQCSHQGIDQNYITHEQWFSARKPDITQANSPSHSGPSTPSPGGGFPFTLHASSVMRSSSLDRHPHHHSDPSVNYVNIPVSPVVKANTGRELLYMELDLLKPGAGPVSTNTTAARGNSLQLRRPRGSTKYACIDIPATETAQRVGAEHAQGRRDRLTELEHRTAAQTLRRGAAQ; from the exons ATGGAGGGTGGCTTGCCCGTCTGGCGGCCTGTTTTCCTGGGAGAGAGCAGTTTGTGTGTGGAGGCCCCTCGACGGGGGGGTGAGCAGTTCAAAAGTTATTTTGAAAGTGACCCCAGCCAACTGAGTTGGACCAGGCAGGGGCGCGCGCACATACACCATACACGCACagaccccctctctctcacacacgtacATATAGGCAGCTGTTCCGCGGCGTGTCAGAAGATGACGGACACAGTTGTCGCAGAGGGACAAGTAAAATTCAGAGATGGGAAAAAG TGGAAGAGTCGCTGGGTCACGTTGCGGAAGCCGTCCCCAGTCGCAG actgcctctctctcctggtcTACAGGGACAAGTCTGATAAGGTCAAAGGTCGTGGTGAGCGACTGAGGTTGACCCTGGAGGGTATCTGCGGGGTGGAGTCGGGTTCGGGCTACGACGGGGTCGCCCACGCCCTCTCCATCCTCTGTCTGGGGCGGACCGTGGCCCTGGGTTTCGACAGCAGAGAGGGGCTCTCCGCATGGGACGCCAGGATAAGATACAGCCTAGgggaag TCCACAGATTCAGTGTAGGTGTCCAGCCGGGAACTAAGCTAGAGTCTGGCCCCGCCTCACTCCACCTGTGTAACAATCTATTGGTCCTCACCAGGGACCTCCCCCCGACCATGATTGGCCAGTGGAGGCTGTCAGACCTGAGGCGATACGGTGCCGTGCCCAATGGCTTTGTGTTTGAGGGCGGGACTAGATGTGGCTACT GGGCTGGGGTATTCTTCCTGTCCAGTTCAGAAGGAGAACAGATCAGTTTCCTGTTTGACTGTATCGTTAGAGGCATCTCTCCCAGTCGACCACCGAGTGATGTCAGACCCAACCTACCTG gcataGATCCTGTTGCTACCCAGACCTCCTCAGAGGAGAGGATAAGCCATGAAGCGTCAGACCTGGAGAGAAGACTCAGTAGACTGTCCCACTGTAGTTCACAGAGCAGCACAG CCTCAGCCTACAGTTACAGCACGTCTGTTGTGAGAGACGACCGGAGCAGCATGTCATCGTCCTCTTCTGAGACAAGCCAATCCGATATAAGCTTCGGAAGCCACCTCCCCTTGTGGGTGGAGCCAAGACGTCCCACTTCCTCAACTGAAACCCTATCAGCCCCTTCCAATGGGAGGTCCTCAACCAATCCAGATGAGCGTCTCTACGCCGCAGTCATGAACCGCCTTTCTTCCAAGCAAACTTCCCGCACTCGCGGCCTCAACGACAGCGGGCGCCAAAGCTCATTGGACAGCGGAATCGGAATAGCCACCACCGGCAGCCAATCGTCCTACTCCGGCAGCTTCTCTTCCTGCACAGGGAGTCTGGACACAGGCAGTCAGGAAGGGGGGGAGGAGTTTGGCTCTCTGATTAGTCTGCCACCTCCTCTTTCTTCCCCAACTCAATCaaatcctccacctcctctgtccGTATTGAATCCCGAGCCCAGACCCCTCTCCCCCTCAACTCCCCCTtcctcctgtccctcccccttCAGGACTAGCATTTCCAGCTCCCCCCATGAGCTGATTGAGGAATGCCAGACACCCAGCCTGCTCCAGCCACGCTACGACACCCCCAGGACCCTGCTCCAGAGCCTGGCCTTCAGGGATCCAGCAGCCCAGGGAGGAGCGCCCAAACCGGGGAGGGAAAGGTGGGTCGATTGGGGTGGTCACCGAGCAAAGAGCCAGGGACAGGGCTGTCCTTCCCACGCGACAGAGGACTTTCTCCAGCGGGCAGGGACTCCGAGGCAGGCCGCTGGGGAGTGGTCCCTGTCCCGGAGCAATGAAAGGACACCCCCTCTGGACAGCGGTGGACGATGCAGCCCTGCACCCCCTAGGCCCGCCCCTTCCCTCAGACCCCTGCTGCTTCCTGGCTGCCCAGTGTGTGGAAGAACGCAG TGTAGTCACCAGGGTATTGATCAGAACTACATTACCCATGAGCAATGGTTCTCCGCTAGGAAGCCAGACATTACGCAG GCAAACAGCCCTTCACATTCAGGACCTTCAACACCCTCACCAG GGGGAGGCTTCCCATTCACTCTGCATGCTTCCTCCGTGATGAGGTCATCATCGTTGGACAGGCACCCGCATCACCACAGTGACCCCAGTGTCAACTATGTCAACATCCCGGTTAGCCCTGTGGTTAAAGCTAACACTGGCAGAGAGCTGCTCTACATGGAGCTGGATCTACTGAAGCCCGGTGCAGGCCCAGTTTCCACCAACACCACTGCAGCAAGAGGTAACTCTTTGCAGCTGCGCAGACCCA GGGGCTCCACCAAGTACGCCTGCATAGACATCCCAGCCACTGAGACGGCTCAGAGGGTGGGAGCAGAACACGCCCAGGGGAGACGGGACCGGCTGACAGAGCTGGAGCACCGGACTGCTGCACAGACACTTAGGAGGGGTGCTGCGcaataa
- the dok7 gene encoding protein Dok-7 isoform X2 has translation MEGGLPVWRPVFLGESSLCVEAPRRGGEQFKSYFESDPSQLSWTRQGRAHIHHTRTDPLSLTHVHIGSCSAACQKMTDTVVAEGQVKFRDGKKWKSRWVTLRKPSPVADCLSLLVYRDKSDKVKGRGERLRLTLEGICGVESGSGYDGVAHALSILCLGRTVALGFDSREGLSAWDARIRYSLGEVHRFSVGVQPGTKLESGPASLHLCNNLLVLTRDLPPTMIGQWRLSDLRRYGAVPNGFVFEGGTRCGYWAGVFFLSSSEGEQISFLFDCIVRGISPSRPPSDVRPNLPGIDPVATQTSSEERISHEASDLERRLSRLSHCSSQSSTASAYSYSTSVVRDDRSSMSSSSSETSQSDISFGSHLPLWVEPRRPTSSTETLSAPSNGRSSTNPDERLYAAVMNRLSSKQTSRTRGLNDSGRQSSLDSGIGIATTGSQSSYSGSFSSCTGSLDTGSQEGGEEFGSLISLPPPLSSPTQSNPPPPLSVLNPEPRPLSPSTPPSSCPSPFRTSISSSPHELIEECQTPSLLQPRYDTPRTLLQSLAFRDPAAQGGAPKPGRERWVDWGGHRAKSQGQGCPSHATEDFLQRAGTPRQAAGEWSLSRSNERTPPLDSGGRCSPAPPRPAPSLRPLLLPGCPVCGRTQCSHQGIDQNYITHEQWFSARKPDITQANSPSHSGPSTPSPGGGFPFTLHASSVMRSSSLDRHPHHHSDPSVNYVNIPVSPVVKANTGRELLYMELDLLKPGAGPVSTNTTAARGGSTKYACIDIPATETAQRVGAEHAQGRRDRLTELEHRTAAQTLRRGAAQ, from the exons ATGGAGGGTGGCTTGCCCGTCTGGCGGCCTGTTTTCCTGGGAGAGAGCAGTTTGTGTGTGGAGGCCCCTCGACGGGGGGGTGAGCAGTTCAAAAGTTATTTTGAAAGTGACCCCAGCCAACTGAGTTGGACCAGGCAGGGGCGCGCGCACATACACCATACACGCACagaccccctctctctcacacacgtacATATAGGCAGCTGTTCCGCGGCGTGTCAGAAGATGACGGACACAGTTGTCGCAGAGGGACAAGTAAAATTCAGAGATGGGAAAAAG TGGAAGAGTCGCTGGGTCACGTTGCGGAAGCCGTCCCCAGTCGCAG actgcctctctctcctggtcTACAGGGACAAGTCTGATAAGGTCAAAGGTCGTGGTGAGCGACTGAGGTTGACCCTGGAGGGTATCTGCGGGGTGGAGTCGGGTTCGGGCTACGACGGGGTCGCCCACGCCCTCTCCATCCTCTGTCTGGGGCGGACCGTGGCCCTGGGTTTCGACAGCAGAGAGGGGCTCTCCGCATGGGACGCCAGGATAAGATACAGCCTAGgggaag TCCACAGATTCAGTGTAGGTGTCCAGCCGGGAACTAAGCTAGAGTCTGGCCCCGCCTCACTCCACCTGTGTAACAATCTATTGGTCCTCACCAGGGACCTCCCCCCGACCATGATTGGCCAGTGGAGGCTGTCAGACCTGAGGCGATACGGTGCCGTGCCCAATGGCTTTGTGTTTGAGGGCGGGACTAGATGTGGCTACT GGGCTGGGGTATTCTTCCTGTCCAGTTCAGAAGGAGAACAGATCAGTTTCCTGTTTGACTGTATCGTTAGAGGCATCTCTCCCAGTCGACCACCGAGTGATGTCAGACCCAACCTACCTG gcataGATCCTGTTGCTACCCAGACCTCCTCAGAGGAGAGGATAAGCCATGAAGCGTCAGACCTGGAGAGAAGACTCAGTAGACTGTCCCACTGTAGTTCACAGAGCAGCACAG CCTCAGCCTACAGTTACAGCACGTCTGTTGTGAGAGACGACCGGAGCAGCATGTCATCGTCCTCTTCTGAGACAAGCCAATCCGATATAAGCTTCGGAAGCCACCTCCCCTTGTGGGTGGAGCCAAGACGTCCCACTTCCTCAACTGAAACCCTATCAGCCCCTTCCAATGGGAGGTCCTCAACCAATCCAGATGAGCGTCTCTACGCCGCAGTCATGAACCGCCTTTCTTCCAAGCAAACTTCCCGCACTCGCGGCCTCAACGACAGCGGGCGCCAAAGCTCATTGGACAGCGGAATCGGAATAGCCACCACCGGCAGCCAATCGTCCTACTCCGGCAGCTTCTCTTCCTGCACAGGGAGTCTGGACACAGGCAGTCAGGAAGGGGGGGAGGAGTTTGGCTCTCTGATTAGTCTGCCACCTCCTCTTTCTTCCCCAACTCAATCaaatcctccacctcctctgtccGTATTGAATCCCGAGCCCAGACCCCTCTCCCCCTCAACTCCCCCTtcctcctgtccctcccccttCAGGACTAGCATTTCCAGCTCCCCCCATGAGCTGATTGAGGAATGCCAGACACCCAGCCTGCTCCAGCCACGCTACGACACCCCCAGGACCCTGCTCCAGAGCCTGGCCTTCAGGGATCCAGCAGCCCAGGGAGGAGCGCCCAAACCGGGGAGGGAAAGGTGGGTCGATTGGGGTGGTCACCGAGCAAAGAGCCAGGGACAGGGCTGTCCTTCCCACGCGACAGAGGACTTTCTCCAGCGGGCAGGGACTCCGAGGCAGGCCGCTGGGGAGTGGTCCCTGTCCCGGAGCAATGAAAGGACACCCCCTCTGGACAGCGGTGGACGATGCAGCCCTGCACCCCCTAGGCCCGCCCCTTCCCTCAGACCCCTGCTGCTTCCTGGCTGCCCAGTGTGTGGAAGAACGCAG TGTAGTCACCAGGGTATTGATCAGAACTACATTACCCATGAGCAATGGTTCTCCGCTAGGAAGCCAGACATTACGCAG GCAAACAGCCCTTCACATTCAGGACCTTCAACACCCTCACCAG GGGGAGGCTTCCCATTCACTCTGCATGCTTCCTCCGTGATGAGGTCATCATCGTTGGACAGGCACCCGCATCACCACAGTGACCCCAGTGTCAACTATGTCAACATCCCGGTTAGCCCTGTGGTTAAAGCTAACACTGGCAGAGAGCTGCTCTACATGGAGCTGGATCTACTGAAGCCCGGTGCAGGCCCAGTTTCCACCAACACCACTGCAGCAAGAG GGGGCTCCACCAAGTACGCCTGCATAGACATCCCAGCCACTGAGACGGCTCAGAGGGTGGGAGCAGAACACGCCCAGGGGAGACGGGACCGGCTGACAGAGCTGGAGCACCGGACTGCTGCACAGACACTTAGGAGGGGTGCTGCGcaataa